A portion of the Candidatus Poribacteria bacterium genome contains these proteins:
- a CDS encoding homoserine dehydrogenase yields MDKSCINVGILGWGTVGTGVSKILMNQHALIAKNSGTELHLKKIVKRTLPATREGVELPVDCLTTNPAEVTDNPDIDIVVELIGGVTEAHSLIRRAIQNGKHVVTANKALLAEHGGELFQLASEHQVSLNFEASAAGGIPIIKTLQESFAGNQIHSLYGIVNGTCNYILTEMHERTVDFSDVLKAAQDMGYAEADPTLDVEGIDAAQKLILLIALAYRSSISLPQLHVEGITNVTQKEIQYARELGYVIKLLAIAKLTDGNRVEARVHPTLVPERSLLANVGGAFNAVCVIGDAVGPTLFYGQGAGEMPTASAVVADIIDAAKSAQQGVSTPISQAWLAGAQAEVDICSIDDIETRYYIRFVVADRPGVLAKIGTILGNWHISIASVIQKDPHGMETVSLVMLTHTAREKNMKAALAEIYTLEEVKEDAQLIRIEEEVDF; encoded by the coding sequence GTGGATAAGTCGTGCATCAATGTTGGCATTTTAGGGTGGGGAACCGTCGGAACCGGCGTTTCCAAGATTTTGATGAATCAGCATGCTCTTATTGCCAAAAATAGTGGTACGGAACTACACCTAAAAAAAATAGTGAAGCGGACGCTTCCTGCGACGCGTGAGGGCGTTGAACTTCCCGTAGACTGCCTGACAACCAATCCAGCAGAAGTCACTGACAATCCAGATATTGACATCGTTGTCGAACTTATCGGTGGCGTTACAGAAGCACACAGTCTCATTAGGCGTGCCATCCAAAATGGCAAACATGTTGTTACGGCAAACAAAGCACTTTTAGCGGAACATGGTGGCGAACTGTTCCAACTTGCCTCCGAACATCAGGTGAGCCTTAATTTTGAGGCAAGTGCTGCAGGTGGTATCCCGATCATCAAAACGCTGCAGGAAAGTTTCGCAGGTAACCAGATCCACTCTCTATACGGCATTGTAAACGGCACGTGTAACTACATTTTAACTGAAATGCACGAGCGTACAGTCGACTTTTCGGATGTGCTAAAAGCTGCACAAGACATGGGTTACGCTGAAGCCGATCCGACACTTGACGTTGAAGGTATTGATGCCGCCCAGAAACTCATCCTTCTCATCGCTCTTGCCTACCGGAGCAGCATTTCACTGCCACAACTCCACGTCGAAGGTATCACAAATGTCACCCAGAAAGAGATCCAATATGCGCGGGAATTGGGTTACGTTATCAAATTGCTTGCTATCGCGAAACTGACGGATGGAAATCGTGTGGAGGCGCGCGTGCATCCGACACTTGTACCGGAGCGGAGTTTGCTAGCGAACGTTGGTGGTGCATTCAACGCAGTTTGTGTTATCGGCGACGCCGTCGGTCCAACACTGTTTTATGGGCAAGGCGCAGGCGAAATGCCAACGGCAAGTGCGGTCGTCGCTGACATCATCGATGCAGCAAAATCCGCACAACAAGGCGTGAGTACGCCGATTTCGCAAGCATGGCTTGCCGGTGCACAAGCGGAAGTTGATATTTGTTCCATCGACGATATAGAAACACGTTATTATATCCGGTTCGTTGTTGCTGATCGACCCGGGGTTCTCGCGAAAATCGGCACGATCCTCGGAAACTGGCACATTAGCATCGCCTCTGTCATTCAGAAGGACCCACACGGCATGGAGACGGTGTCCCTTGTTATGCTAACACACACGGCACGGGAAAAGAATATGAAAGCAGCACTGGCAGAAATTTATACGCTCGAAGAGGTGAAAGAGGACGCGCAACTCATCAGGATTGAAGAAGAAGTCGATTTTTGA
- a CDS encoding sugar phosphate isomerase/epimerase, whose product MATQNTLSAQQIAAQLYTVREFTKTEADIAETMKKVRELGYEAVQCSALGPVSPAALKNIVDGEGLSIIATHTDYGRMRDEPQSVIDEHQLWDCKHAAIGGLPGEYRTAEGYARFAKEASEVAARLAEGGITFSYHNHSFELERFNGRTGLEILYAESDPSYFKSELDTYWIQHGGGDPAAWIRDLKGRADIIHLKDMAMQGSTQRFAEVGEGNLNWSAILDACVYAGVEWYIIEQDTCYERDPFESLGISLNNLKEMGFA is encoded by the coding sequence ATGGCAACACAAAACACGCTTTCTGCGCAGCAAATCGCAGCGCAACTTTACACAGTTAGAGAATTTACCAAAACTGAGGCTGACATCGCTGAAACGATGAAAAAAGTCCGGGAGCTCGGATACGAAGCGGTGCAATGCTCCGCACTCGGTCCGGTTTCGCCCGCCGCTCTGAAAAACATTGTTGATGGTGAAGGTCTAAGCATCATTGCGACACATACCGATTACGGACGCATGCGCGATGAACCGCAATCCGTTATTGACGAACATCAATTATGGGACTGTAAGCATGCGGCGATCGGCGGCCTGCCCGGCGAATACCGGACAGCCGAAGGCTATGCGAGATTCGCAAAAGAGGCATCCGAAGTCGCAGCACGTCTTGCTGAAGGCGGTATCACCTTTTCGTATCACAACCACAGTTTCGAGTTGGAACGTTTCAACGGCCGCACGGGTTTAGAAATCTTGTACGCTGAAAGCGATCCGAGCTATTTCAAAAGCGAACTCGATACATACTGGATTCAGCACGGCGGCGGCGATCCCGCAGCGTGGATAAGAGACTTAAAAGGGCGCGCCGACATCATTCATCTTAAGGATATGGCAATGCAAGGCTCGACACAACGCTTTGCTGAAGTCGGCGAAGGCAACCTTAATTGGTCCGCTATCTTAGATGCTTGTGTTTACGCAGGTGTTGAGTGGTATATTATTGAGCAAGATACTTGTTATGAACGGGATCCATTTGAGAGTTTAGGCATCAGCCTTAATAATCTCAAAGAGATGGGGTTCGCATAG